Proteins found in one Lycium ferocissimum isolate CSIRO_LF1 chromosome 6, AGI_CSIRO_Lferr_CH_V1, whole genome shotgun sequence genomic segment:
- the LOC132060057 gene encoding transcription elongation factor SPT4 homolog 2-like, translated as MGSQPAQIPTSFGHELRACLRCRLVKTYDQFRESGCENCPFFKMDEDHERVVDCTTPNFTGLISVMDPTRSWAARWLRIARYVPGCYTLAVSEALPEDLQNLCEDEHIPYAPPKRH; from the exons ATGGGAAGCCAACCAGCACAAATTCCGACCAGTTTTGGACATGAACTAAGGGCTTGTTTACGTTGTCGCCTTGTCAAAACTTATGACCAg TTTAGGGAATCAGGCTGCGAGAACTGTCCCTTCTTCAAGATGGATGAAGATCATGAGCGTGTGGTGGACTGCACTACTCCTAATTTTACTGG CCTGATCTCTGTCATGGATCCAACTAGGAGCTGGGCTGCCCGGTGGCTTCGAATTG CACGGTATGTCCCTGGTTGTTACACACTTGCAGTGTCTGAGGCACTTCCGGAAGATTTGCAG AATCTTTGTGAAGATGAACATATCCCTTATGCTCCTCCAAAACGCCATTGA